A window of Onychostoma macrolepis isolate SWU-2019 chromosome 01, ASM1243209v1, whole genome shotgun sequence contains these coding sequences:
- the pknox1.2 gene encoding homeobox protein PKNOX1, giving the protein MMTSPSVSMEDYQEAEQMQVGEQTAGQVEERLEEEEEREEEESSSAPSEPQTPMEVYKTAIYRHPLFPLLALLFEKCEQSTQSSECVTSASFDVDIENFVRNQEKEGKAFFSEDPDLDNLMVKAIQVLRIHLLELEKVNDLCKDFCSRYIACLKTKMNSETLLSGEPGSPYSPTQTQPLSSFSGAMSPQGIVVPASALQQGNVTVTAVNPTQVVTGGTLYQPVTVVTPQGQVVTQTLSPGTIRIQNSQLQLQLNQDLNFFSQEDSSSKAKRGILPKHATNVMRSWLFQHIGHPYPTEDEKKQIALQTNLTLLQVNNWFINARRRILQPMLDASSSDTPKSKKKTPQTRPLQRFWPNSLASSVSQQQVTMEDGTTVTVGVGEDGLQTLSSDGATLAMQQVMMGGHSEEDDDDDEEDDEDEDNDPSHSDMTRLGLETSDSL; this is encoded by the exons GCTCAGCACCGTCTGAGCCACAAACTCCTATGGAGGTCTACAAGACGGCCATTTACAG ACACCCCTTGTTCCCCCTGCTGGCGCTGCTCTTTGAGAAATGTGAGCAATCCACTCAGAGCTCGGAGTGCGTGACCTCGGCCAGCTTCGATGTGGATATCGAGAACTTTGTGCGAAACCAGGAGAAAGAAGGCAAGGCTTTCTTCAGTGAGGACCCTGATTTGGACAATCTG ATGGTGAAGGCCATCCAGGTGTTACGGATTCACCTGCTGGAGCTGGAGAAGGTAAATGACCTGTGTAAAGATTTCTGTAGCCGCTACATCGCCTGCCTCAAGACCAAGATGAACAGCGAGACGCTGCTCAGTGGAGAGCCAGGAAGCCCCTACTCCCCAACACAGACACAG CCGCTGAGCTCGTTCTCTGGAGCCATGAGTCCCCAAGGTATTGTAGTGCCAGCGTCGGCTTTACAACAAGGCAATGTTACTGTCACAGCTGTAAACCCCACACAGGTGGTAACAG GTGGTACACTGTATCAGCCTGTTACAGTTGTTACTCCACAGGGGCAGGTGGTCACACAGACTCTGTCACCTGGAACAATACGCATCCAGAACTCACAG CTTCAGCTGCAGTTGAACCAGGATCTAAACTTTTTCAGTCAGGAGGACAGTTCGTCTAAGGCCAAGAGAGGCATCTTGCCCAAACACGCCACCAATGTCATGCGTTCTTGGCTCTTCCAGCATATCGGT CACCCTTACCCTACAGAAGATGAGAAGAAACAGATCGCCCTGCAGACCAACCTCACCCTGCTGCAGGTTAACAACTG GTTTATTAACGCACGCCGACGGATCCTTCAGCCCATGCTGGACGCCAGCTCCTCGGACACACCCAAGAGCAAAAAGAAGACGCCCCAAACGCGCCCCCTACAACGCTTCTGGCCCAACTCCCTCGCCTCCTCTGTGTCCCAGCAACAGGTCACCATGGAAGACG GTACTACGGTAACAGTCGGTGTGGGTGAGGACGGCCTCCAGACGCTCTCATCAGACGGAGCTACGCTGGCCATGCAGCAGGTCATGATGGGAGGTCACAGcgaggaggatgatgatgatgatgaagaggaCGATGAGGACGAGGACAATGATCCTTCCCACTCCGACATGACCAGGCTGGGCCTGGAGACCAGCGACTCACTGTAG
- the tmprss3b gene encoding LOW QUALITY PROTEIN: transmembrane protease serine 3 (The sequence of the model RefSeq protein was modified relative to this genomic sequence to represent the inferred CDS: inserted 1 base in 1 codon): MASSQTAGETERPVSQGGSRQERDAVEDSTESGALELVSVTEEDLPVVETPTTFNVSSFSSQNSHSSHFYDPDAQDPHVPVGLPAVTSAPLPVYKDHNILIPPXPGVPVIKVQPFLDGERLSDLKSLCWPYVSRRFLALLIILGLLIVLILVLGIGLGVGLKSCSGKFRCLSSVQCISRNAVCDGVEDCGNGEDELNCVRVSGRSSVLQVFSRGSWRTVCSEGWDSHLGSVACRQLGYNSYVSSTDVPISSIEAVFQNNLVALNINQTGLQDNFKIQNSSHLRKAQCTSGVVTAVKCIECGSRPAVSSRIVGGNVSRSGLVPWQVSLHYQNQLLCGGSVISERWILTAAHCVYGFAQPVLWGVYAGIIDQPLSGTGALSVEKIIYHANYRPGGLSYNIALMKLKLPLSFNNQIVPICLPSYGESFEDGQMCLISGWGATVDGGEASVSLHTAQVPLLSSRACHRLGLTSWNICVGFSEGGAGTCQGDSGGPLACQGSGWTLVGAASWAESCGQENKPGIYTSISEALTWIQQQMEKEEDQRR, translated from the exons AGAGGACCTTCCTGTTGTCGAGACGCCCACCACGTTCAATGTGAGTTCCTTCAGCAGTCAAAACAGCCATTCCAGTCACTTCTACGACCCAGACGCGCAGGACCCTCACGTCCCCGTTGGGCTGCCCGCTGTGACGTCGGCTCCACTGCCTGTGTATAAAGACCATAACATTCTGATCCCAC GCCCAGGTGTGCCCGTCATAAAGGTCCAGCCCTTCTTGGACG gagAAAGACTGTCAGACTTGAAGTCTTTGTGTTGGCCATATGTGTCTCGCAGATTTCTGGCTCTTCTCATCATCTTGGGATTGCTAATTGTCTTGATTCTGGTTCTAGGAATAGGTTTGGGAG TGGGTCTGAAGAGTTGCTCAGGAAAGTTTCGCTGTTTGTCGTCGGTTCAGTGTATCAGCAGAAATGCTGTGTGTGATGGAGTTGAGGACTGTGGAAATGGAGAAGACGAGCTCAACTGTG tgcGTGTGAGCGGCAGGAGCTCTGTGCTGCAGGTGTTCAGTAGGGGCTCATGGAGGACTGTGTGCTCTGAAGGCTGGGACTCTCACCTGGGCTCTGTAGCCTGCAGACAACTGGGATATAACAG CTATGTGAGCTCTACTGATGTTCCCATCTCCTCCATTGAAGCAGTCTTTCAGAATAATCTAGTGGCTCTTAATATCAACCAAACAGGCCTTCAAGACAACTTCAAGATCCAAAACTCTTCACACCTCAG aaaagctcaatgcactTCTGGTGTAGTGACTGCTGTCAAGTGTATAG AGTGTGGCTCCAGGCCAGCCGTCAGCAGTCGTATTGTGGGAGGGAACGTGTCGAGGTCTGGGCTGGTCCCGTGGCAGGTCAGCCTGCATTACCAGAACCAGCTTCTGTGTGGAGGATCAGTCATCAGTGAGCGCTGGATTCTCACTGCTGCGCACTGTGTGTACGG CTTTGCTCAGCCAGTGTTATGGGGCGTGTATGCTGGGATAATAGACCAGCCATTGAGTGGAACTGGAGCCCTCTCTGTGGAGAAAATCATATACCACGCCAACTACAGGCCAGGAGGACTCAGCTACAACATAGCTCTGATGAAGCTTAAACTACCTCTGTCTTTCAATA ACCAAATAGTACCCATCTGTTTGCCCAGTTATGGCGAGAGCTTTGAGGATGGACAGATGTGTTTGATCTCAGGCTGGGGAGCCACAGTGGATGGTG GAGAGGCCAGTGTGTCCCTACATACCGCTCAGGTCCCATTACTGTCCAGCAGAGCCTGCCACAGACTGGGTCTGACCTCCTGGAACATCTGTGTGGGATTCTCAGAGGGTGGTGCTGGAACATGTCAG GGGGACAGCGGAGGACCGCTGGCCTGTCAGGGGTCCGGGTGGACATTGGTGGGGGCAGCCAGCTGGGCTGAGAGCTGTGGACAAGAAAACAAACCAGGAATTTACACCAGCATTAGTGAAGCTCTCACATGGATTCAGCAACAAATGGag aAAGAAGAGGATCAGCGGCGCTGA